One window of the Brevundimonas goettingensis genome contains the following:
- a CDS encoding MOSC domain-containing protein, with protein sequence MSTVAALYRHPVKGFTPEPLTEAVLETGGWFPGDRMWAVENGPSGYDPSAPEQIPKQRFTVLMRQAILARVRTRWDEATNVLTAEIDGDRLDVRLDDPDDRAAFEARLAAFLDEEARGPLKLIAAGPDHRFMDSSKGRVSILNLNSVRDLEARWGQTLAPLRFRANIQVEGWAPWVENDWAGEAITIGETVLRGAKPIVRCAATEVDPATGERDLAVVRALFETYGHMLCGLYVSIEQGGRIAIGDPVARPA encoded by the coding sequence ATGTCGACCGTCGCCGCCCTCTACCGCCATCCGGTCAAGGGATTCACGCCCGAGCCCCTGACCGAGGCCGTCCTCGAAACCGGCGGCTGGTTCCCCGGCGACCGGATGTGGGCGGTCGAGAACGGCCCCTCCGGCTACGACCCTTCGGCTCCCGAACAGATCCCGAAGCAGAGGTTCACCGTCCTTATGCGTCAGGCCATCCTCGCCCGGGTCCGCACCCGCTGGGACGAGGCGACCAATGTCCTGACCGCCGAGATCGACGGCGACCGTCTCGACGTCCGCCTGGACGACCCCGACGACCGCGCCGCCTTCGAGGCCCGGCTGGCCGCCTTCCTCGACGAGGAGGCGAGGGGACCGCTGAAGCTGATCGCGGCCGGCCCGGATCATCGCTTCATGGATTCCTCCAAAGGCCGGGTCTCGATCCTCAACCTCAACAGCGTGCGCGATCTCGAGGCGCGATGGGGCCAGACGCTCGCCCCCCTGCGCTTCCGCGCCAATATCCAGGTCGAGGGCTGGGCGCCCTGGGTCGAGAACGACTGGGCCGGAGAGGCCATCACGATCGGCGAAACCGTCCTGCGCGGGGCCAAGCCCATCGTCCGCTGCGCCGCCACCGAGGTCGATCCGGCGACGGGCGAACGCGACCTCGCCGTGGTCCGCGCCCTGTTCGAGACCTATGGCCATATGTTGTGCGGACTCTATGTCTCGATCGAGCAGGGGGGTCGCATCGCGATCGGCGATCCGGTAGCGAGACCCGCATGA
- a CDS encoding YihY/virulence factor BrkB family protein → MSSSKLPFKLTRVGRGAPSKASVWRFAAATLGGLAAGAGAAHLLYTQGHKYGLELRPKRPELVPPKTPTPEDYDVRDPGRGRLATRPEHIPHKGWMDILWRVGAAYFGDRVGFFAGGVTFFIVLSLFPTLAAFVTLYGLFADPADAWSRLQFLYSILPSNVAQFLGGEMQRLAANSSGQLTFTLVWTLLLSLWTANGGIKTLFYGLNVAYHEVEKRNLVRYNLICMAFTLSGLTAVLVSAGLVVGAPIVLSVFGLQENFGVFAWLRWPVLLVGYTGALTLIYRFGPCRQKARWRWLTPGAIFAAVLSVIVSFVFSWYLSTFVRLDSYGPLAAFMGFLLWIWFSVQIILMGAEVNAEIEHQTAIDTTTGAPRPLGERGALVADTIGPRRGSPAALDFTLKHAEAVADRLTKKKAKKRAS, encoded by the coding sequence ATGTCGTCTTCCAAGCTCCCTTTCAAACTGACCCGGGTCGGGAGAGGCGCCCCCAGCAAGGCGTCCGTCTGGCGGTTCGCCGCCGCGACACTTGGGGGTCTGGCTGCAGGCGCCGGGGCGGCGCACCTGCTCTATACCCAGGGCCATAAATACGGGCTGGAGCTGAGGCCGAAGCGGCCAGAGCTCGTACCGCCGAAAACGCCCACGCCCGAGGATTATGACGTGCGTGATCCGGGTCGCGGGCGGCTGGCGACCCGGCCCGAACACATTCCGCACAAGGGCTGGATGGATATCCTGTGGCGGGTCGGGGCAGCCTATTTCGGCGATCGGGTCGGCTTCTTCGCCGGCGGAGTGACCTTCTTCATCGTGCTGTCGCTGTTTCCGACGCTGGCGGCTTTCGTGACCTTGTACGGCCTGTTCGCCGATCCGGCCGACGCCTGGAGCCGGCTGCAGTTCCTGTATTCGATCCTGCCGTCGAACGTGGCCCAGTTTCTGGGCGGCGAGATGCAGCGGCTGGCCGCCAACTCTTCCGGCCAACTGACCTTCACCCTGGTCTGGACCCTGTTGCTGTCGCTGTGGACGGCCAACGGCGGGATCAAGACCCTCTTCTACGGACTGAACGTCGCCTATCATGAGGTCGAGAAGCGCAATCTGGTCCGCTACAACCTGATCTGCATGGCCTTCACCCTGTCGGGTCTGACGGCGGTTCTGGTCTCGGCGGGTCTGGTGGTCGGGGCTCCGATCGTGCTGTCCGTGTTCGGCCTGCAGGAGAATTTCGGCGTCTTTGCCTGGTTGCGCTGGCCGGTCCTGCTGGTCGGCTATACCGGCGCCCTGACCCTGATCTACCGCTTCGGACCGTGCCGGCAGAAGGCGCGCTGGCGCTGGCTGACGCCGGGAGCAATCTTCGCGGCGGTGCTGAGCGTGATCGTGTCCTTCGTCTTCAGCTGGTACCTGTCGACCTTCGTGCGACTGGACAGCTACGGCCCGCTGGCGGCCTTCATGGGTTTCCTTCTGTGGATCTGGTTCTCGGTGCAGATCATCCTGATGGGCGCCGAGGTCAACGCCGAGATCGAGCATCAGACGGCGATCGACACCACCACCGGCGCGCCCCGTCCGCTGGGCGAACGCGGGGCCCTGGTCGCCGACACCATCGGGCCGAGGCGCGGCTCGCCCGCGGCGCTCGACTTCACCCTCAAACACGCCGAGGCCGTCGCCGACCGGCTGACCAAGAAGAAGGCGAAGAAGCGCGCCAGCTGA
- a CDS encoding PBP1A family penicillin-binding protein, giving the protein MAGPGFGGRQGGHGGRPGGNGGGAKPQRTRLQQVLYWGGVLAIWGVIFLVVFFAVFARGLPDTSSLYNVSRQPSITYLDRNGALIATRGTQQAPPADLDSLPDYVPAAFIAIEDRRFWWHPGFDPIGMMRAAARNMRAGRVVQGGSTLTQQLAKNLFLTPDQNMRRKVQELMLAVWLELKFSKKEILALYLNRVYFGAGAYGIEAASQRYFDKPAKDLTVGEAALLAGLLKAPSRYSPVSEHERAATRATVVLNQMVDTGVITPAQREQAVLEPVRVSRTLASQHAQYFIDWLDKQIRGLVGEPTEDMVVETTLDLTLQTSAERAVNRILTRDASKGVQQAALVALDGDGRVRAMIGGSSYADSQFNRAVDAQRQAGSSWKPFVYLAAMEAGYTPQTPVVDEPITIGTWSPRNYSGTFGGPTTIADAVAHSTNTVAASVADKIGRDSVSRAARRLGITSRISLDPAMALGTSEVSPIEMAQAYDAFANGGRRVQAYGISRIRTPSGRVIYQHSNSGAIGGQAINNPPLYYMNQLLRGVMTGGTGASASIAGRDLAGKTGTTSDYKDAWFVGYTGGFVAAVWVGKDDATPMRGVTGGGSPAAIWKDFMSAALPRLNAPAIPNGPPMPEGWVPPDPVGDLIGQVEDPYGGTVVAPVDPNAGEPYDPGQPQPAAPRVEVRPAPAQAPKPRREDQPQKLETLPPEKRSDPLFF; this is encoded by the coding sequence ATGGCCGGTCCAGGTTTCGGGGGCAGACAGGGTGGCCACGGCGGTCGTCCCGGCGGTAACGGCGGCGGCGCCAAGCCGCAGCGCACCCGTCTGCAGCAGGTCCTCTACTGGGGCGGGGTCCTGGCCATCTGGGGCGTCATCTTCCTGGTGGTCTTCTTCGCCGTCTTCGCGCGCGGCCTGCCGGACACCTCCAGCCTCTACAATGTCTCGCGCCAGCCCTCGATCACCTATCTGGATCGCAACGGCGCCCTGATCGCCACGCGCGGGACGCAACAGGCGCCGCCGGCCGATCTCGACAGCCTGCCCGACTATGTCCCGGCCGCCTTCATCGCCATCGAGGACCGCCGCTTCTGGTGGCACCCGGGCTTCGACCCCATCGGCATGATGCGGGCCGCCGCGCGCAACATGCGCGCCGGTCGCGTCGTCCAGGGCGGCTCGACCCTGACCCAGCAGCTGGCCAAGAACCTGTTCCTGACCCCCGACCAGAACATGCGCCGCAAGGTGCAGGAGCTGATGCTGGCCGTCTGGCTTGAGCTGAAATTCTCCAAGAAGGAAATCCTCGCCCTCTATCTGAACCGGGTCTATTTCGGCGCCGGCGCCTATGGGATCGAGGCGGCTTCGCAACGCTATTTCGACAAGCCGGCCAAGGATCTGACGGTCGGCGAGGCCGCGCTTCTGGCCGGTCTGCTCAAGGCGCCGTCGCGCTATTCGCCGGTGTCGGAGCATGAGCGCGCCGCCACCCGCGCCACCGTCGTCCTGAACCAGATGGTCGACACCGGCGTCATCACCCCGGCCCAGCGCGAACAGGCGGTGCTCGAGCCCGTCCGCGTCTCGCGCACCCTGGCCAGCCAGCACGCCCAGTATTTCATCGACTGGCTCGACAAGCAGATCCGCGGCCTGGTCGGCGAACCGACCGAGGACATGGTGGTCGAGACCACCCTGGATCTGACTCTCCAGACCTCGGCCGAGCGCGCCGTGAACCGAATCCTGACCCGCGATGCGTCCAAGGGCGTGCAGCAGGCGGCTCTGGTGGCCCTGGACGGCGACGGCCGGGTCCGCGCCATGATCGGCGGCTCGTCCTATGCCGACAGCCAGTTCAACCGCGCCGTCGACGCCCAGCGTCAGGCCGGCTCCTCGTGGAAGCCCTTCGTCTATCTGGCGGCCATGGAGGCCGGCTACACGCCCCAGACCCCGGTGGTCGACGAGCCGATCACCATCGGGACCTGGTCGCCCAGGAACTATTCCGGGACCTTCGGCGGACCGACCACCATCGCCGACGCCGTGGCCCATTCGACCAATACGGTCGCCGCCTCGGTAGCCGACAAGATCGGTCGCGACAGCGTCTCGCGCGCCGCCCGCCGCCTGGGCATCACCAGCCGCATCAGCCTCGATCCGGCCATGGCGCTCGGCACTTCGGAGGTCTCGCCCATCGAGATGGCCCAGGCCTATGACGCCTTCGCCAATGGCGGCCGTCGGGTCCAGGCCTATGGCATCAGCCGCATCCGAACCCCCTCGGGCCGGGTCATCTACCAGCACTCGAACTCCGGCGCGATCGGCGGCCAGGCGATCAACAACCCGCCGCTCTACTATATGAACCAGCTGCTGCGCGGCGTGATGACCGGCGGGACCGGGGCTTCGGCCTCCATCGCCGGCCGCGATCTGGCGGGCAAGACCGGCACGACCTCGGACTACAAGGACGCCTGGTTCGTCGGCTATACCGGCGGCTTCGTCGCCGCCGTCTGGGTCGGCAAGGACGATGCGACCCCGATGCGCGGCGTCACCGGCGGCGGGTCTCCGGCCGCCATCTGGAAGGACTTCATGTCCGCTGCCCTGCCGCGCCTGAACGCCCCCGCCATCCCCAACGGCCCGCCCATGCCCGAGGGCTGGGTCCCGCCCGATCCGGTCGGCGATCTGATCGGTCAGGTCGAGGATCCCTATGGCGGCACGGTGGTGGCGCCAGTCGATCCCAACGCGGGCGAGCCCTACGATCCCGGACAGCCGCAGCCCGCGGCGCCGCGTGTCGAGGTTCGGCCCGCTCCGGCCCAGGCGCCCAAGCCGCGCCGTGAGGATCAGCCGCAGAAGCTCGAGACCCTGCCGCCCGAGAAGCGTTCGGACCCGCTGTTCTTCTGA
- the prmC gene encoding peptide chain release factor N(5)-glutamine methyltransferase, with protein sequence MTDTSSTPTLVSAWKAAQARLKAARIDSPSIDARLLLEAATGASRMDILTDPYRAVSADQLAMLDGFIDRRLKREPVSRILGRKGFWKIMLNVTPDVLSPRPDTETILDIAMLAHVPHEAFTVADLGTGSGAILLAILSERPAAKGVGTDISFEALAVARENATNLDLDGRAAFLRTEWAAGFADHSFDLVVSNPPYIPSGDIPGLDPEVRDHDPILALDGGPDGLEAYRQLAPEIKRILKAGGVFAVEIGWDQGEAVKALFVEAGFDNVIVVKDLGDRHRVVTNGPDPRTNPIPKG encoded by the coding sequence ATGACCGACACCTCTTCCACTCCCACGCTCGTCTCCGCCTGGAAGGCCGCACAGGCCCGACTCAAGGCCGCGCGGATCGACAGCCCCTCCATCGACGCCCGCCTGCTGCTGGAGGCCGCGACCGGCGCCAGCCGCATGGACATCCTGACCGACCCCTATCGCGCCGTCAGCGCCGACCAGCTGGCCATGCTGGACGGCTTCATCGACCGCCGCCTGAAGCGCGAGCCGGTGTCGCGCATCCTCGGCCGCAAGGGCTTCTGGAAGATCATGCTGAACGTCACCCCCGACGTGCTCAGCCCGCGCCCCGACACCGAGACCATTCTCGACATCGCCATGCTGGCCCACGTCCCGCATGAGGCCTTCACCGTTGCCGACCTCGGCACCGGTTCGGGCGCCATCCTGCTGGCCATCCTCAGCGAACGCCCGGCGGCCAAGGGCGTCGGCACCGACATCTCCTTCGAGGCCCTGGCCGTGGCGCGCGAGAACGCCACCAACCTTGATCTCGACGGCCGCGCTGCCTTCCTGCGTACCGAATGGGCGGCGGGCTTCGCCGACCACAGCTTCGATCTGGTGGTCTCCAACCCGCCCTATATCCCGTCCGGCGACATCCCCGGCCTCGACCCCGAGGTGCGCGACCACGATCCGATCCTGGCCCTCGACGGCGGCCCCGACGGGCTGGAGGCCTATCGCCAGCTCGCGCCCGAGATCAAACGCATCCTGAAAGCCGGTGGCGTCTTCGCCGTCGAGATCGGCTGGGACCAGGGGGAGGCGGTCAAGGCCCTCTTCGTCGAGGCGGGCTTCGACAACGTCATCGTGGTCAAGGACCTCGGCGACCGCCACCGCGTCGTCACCAACGGCCCCGACCCGCGCACCAATCCGATCCCCAAGGGCTGA